A single region of the Podospora pseudopauciseta strain CBS 411.78 chromosome 1, whole genome shotgun sequence genome encodes:
- the HAP3_1 gene encoding transcriptional activator hap3 (COG:K; EggNog:ENOG503P23V), with the protein MSSDSPPESPEAPRASSSSSKTDKADIYDANIRNFAPVARIMKNALPENAKIAKEAKECMQECVSEFISFITSEASEKCHQEKRKTVNGEDILFAMTSLGFENYAEALKIYLSKYREQQSTSNRDGQQNRPNSQGYGAPGQSNPGGGFAGGDLGGQPEGADAQGYNIYGAQPGHNGAPGEY; encoded by the exons ATGTCTAGCGATTCGCCGCCCGAGTCGCCCGAAGCGCCTCgcgcctcctcgtcgtcgtccaagACGGACAAGGCTGATATATACGATGCTAACATACGAAACTTTGCGCCAGTCGCCCGCATCATGAAGAATGCGCTCCCCGAGAATGCCAAAATAGCCAAGGAGGCGAAGGAGTGCATGCAAGAGTGCGTTAGCGAGTTCATCTCGTTCATTACAAGCGAGG CTTCGGAAAAATGCCATcaagagaaaaggaagacGGTGAACGGCGAGGATATTCTGTTTGCCATGACGTCTCTTGGGTTTGAGAACTACGCCGAAGCACTCAAGATTTACTTGTCCAAGTACAGAGAG cagcagtcgaCATCAAACCGTGACGGCCAACAAAACAGACCAAACAGCCAGGGTTACGGTGCGCCAGGCCAGTCGAATCCTGGCGGCGGCTTTGCCGGTGGTGATCTCGGAGGCCAGCCAGAGGGCGCTGATGCTCAAGGCTACAACATCTACGGAGCTCAGCCAGGTCATAACGGTGCACCTGGGGAGTATTAA
- a CDS encoding hypothetical protein (EggNog:ENOG503P79I; COG:S), which produces MGLEFPAYVLSALTAVGGTIGYVKTKSVPSVAAGTAVGLLYGLGGYRLQNGQPLGLELALLASVVLGGASIPRAIRLRKPVPVMLSLFATYGLITFGDAFRRTL; this is translated from the exons ATG GGTCTCGAGTTTCCCGCCTACGTTCTCTCGGCTTTGACAGCTGTCGGCGGCACCATCGGATACGTCAAGACGAAATCTGTCCCTAGCGTTGCCGCGGGCACTGCTGTCGGTCTTTTGT ATGGTCTTGGTGGTTACCGCCTCCAGAACGGCCAGCCCTTGGGCTTGGAGCTCGCTCTCCTAGCTTCCGTCGTCCTCGGTGGCGCTTCGATTCCTCGTGCGATCAGACTCCGGAAGCCCGTTCCCGTCATGTTGTCGCTCTTTGCGACATACGGGTTGATTACTTTCGGTGACGCGTTCCGTCGCACTTTATAA
- the HAP3_2 gene encoding transcriptional activator hap3 (COG:K; EggNog:ENOG503P23V), whose product MSDSPQSNSKDVEHGTPSPEDEAQMNDPQDPLSSGHAYEFDVKEQDRWLPIANASHACMATGSPP is encoded by the exons ATGTCCGACTCCCCCCAATCCAATTCAAAGGACGTTGAACATGGTACACCGTCACCCGAGGACGAAGCACAAATGAACGACCCTCAGGACCCACTCTCGAGCGGCCACGCCTATGAGTTTGATGTTAAAGAGCAAGACAGATGGTTACCCATAGCCAATG CTTCGCACGCTTGCATGGCGACAGGATCCCCTCCTTGA
- the GIM4 gene encoding Cochaperone prefoldin complex subunit (BUSCO:EOG09265BAK; EggNog:ENOG503P3X9; COG:O) has translation MENDARSGEPTDVVFGMEKRMHYLQVQYSTYKNTLQQIAQKIGDVEQEAEEHKLVLDTLQPLPEDRKCFRMINGVLVERTVKDVIPALQTNAEGLKKVLDDLVKQYKTKQDELEKWKKKNNVQVVQS, from the exons ATGGAAAATGACGCTAGATCAGGAGAACCTACCGACGTTGTCTTTGGTATGGAGAAGAGGATGCATT ACCTCCAAGTTCAGTACAGCACTTACAAGAACACCCTGCAGCAAATTGCGCAGAAAATCGGTGATGTCGAGCAAGAAGCTGAAGAACACAA ACTTGTTCTCGACACTTTGCAACCACTTCCAGAGGATCGCAAGTGCTTTCGCATGATCAACGGAGTGCTGGTGGAACGGACCGTCAAGGATGTGATCCCTGCGCTGCAAACAAAcgcggaggggttgaagaaggtATTGGACGACTTGGTCAAGCAGTACAAGACCAAACAAGATGAGCTGGAGAAGTGGAAG aaaaagaacaaCGTCCAAGTGGTACAGTCATGA
- a CDS encoding hypothetical protein (EggNog:ENOG503P7GR; COG:H): protein MHPLLHTKDNVACKDLMIALEQCHMRGFLWKSMGMCNDAKEELSACLRAERWKTQSFNRSGVADKKDKIRQAWKDVDENT from the exons ATGCATCCTCTTCTCCATACCAAAGACAACGTCG CGTGCAAAGACTTGATGATCGCACTCGAACAATGCCATATGCGGGGCTTCCTTTGGAAATCCATGGGCATGTGCAATGAcgccaaggaggagctctCTGCCTGCCTGAGGGCAGAACGGTGGAAGACTCAGAGCTTCAACCGAAGTGGTGTTGCCGACAAAAAGGACAAGATTCGGCAAGCCTGGAAGGACGTCGATGAAAACACATAA
- the RRN3 gene encoding DNA independent RNA polymerase I transcription factor (COG:K; BUSCO:EOG09261660; EggNog:ENOG503NZ4B), whose protein sequence is MTTNTPLSRLAYAPTVASSPIKPILRKPTASVLGTRSRADDSDGADEEEHPMKRQKKTVVFNENLNMVREINGKSFEDAKREVRQALEGKARGDEQDYDNLKDLFAPSNRNSSPDEDEEDPRHQELLGYVVALTGYVPMLGRSCTGLVRSVLRCSWLDRDENFAKAYIQLLAALSSVQASFFAEILRMMVEKFLETKSSSVVPGFPPVDLETRKKRLHVGIKYLLDLFPAGSKMIIKLVTSKFPYTDEPKAVHMSYIDHLLRLKTSRPDLERDIMELILAQLVKLDVEMTLDLENDEDDTTRAVMRSIQTDAKDDQEDDESDDESVMSDDDDLPEETKRVIKIKNKLETLDAIMDLVFSIYDPIFEKPDSDEAVACFENLLSDFKNVILPHLKSRHTQYLLFKFAMKSDQLMEMFLGLLLTVAFSSTEAPVIKQAAAAYLASFTARGARVQSHTVQLIVSCLLDYIDYYRETHRHCRGPDVRRYSLYYASFQGLLYIFCFRWRDLLDQGALPDNVDWDDPASFLGQDLPWMPDLKKRMHANIASKLNPLKCCSPVIVEEFAQLAHHLGLMYIYPQIEKNKSIHLSQFYTGSYAQGGALRDTGFEFDNEKWTHLEACFPFDPFQLPIARRWLDLENNYVTWSPISVLRKPGGEATDEDEEEEDSDEEGSEEESEMGEEELEDREELFEEDTATDDERAD, encoded by the exons ATGACGACTAATACCCCCCTCTCGCGCCTGGCCTATGCGCCAACTGTGGCTTCGTCGCCAATTAAGCCGATCCTGAGAAAACCAACAGCATCCGTACTGGGCACACGATCCCGCGCCGACGATTCAGATGGagccgatgaggaggagcacCCTATGAaaaggcagaagaagacggtcGTTTTCAACGAGAACTTGAATATGGTTAGGGAGATCAACGGCAAGAGCTTTGAAGACGCCAAGCGTGAGGTCAGACAGGCCCTCGAGGGCAAGGCCCGCGGTGACGAACAAGACTACGACAACCTCAAGGACCTGTTTGCGCCGAGCAACAGGAACAGCAGTcccgacgaggatgaggaggaccCGAGGCACCAGGAGCTGTTGGGTTACGTGGTCGCCTTGACTGGCTATGTACCGATGCTTGGGCGTTCATGCACAGGTCTTGTTCGAAGTGTTCTTCGGTGCTCTTGGCTGGATAGGGACGAGAACTTCGCCAAGGCCTATATTCAGCTGCTGGCTGCGCTTTCGTCGGTGCAAGCGTCGTTTTTCGCCGAGATTCTCAGGATGATGGTTGAAAAGTTCCTCGAGACGAAGAGTTCCTCGGTTGTGCCTGGATTCCCGCCTGTTGACTTggagacgaggaagaagcggCTGCATGTTGGAATCAAGTACTTGCTGGATCTGTTTCCGGCGGGGTCCAAGATGATTATCAAGCTTGTTACCTCCAAGTTTCCCTACACAGATGAGCCTAAGGCGGTCCACATGTCGTACATCGATCATCTTTTGCGACTCAAGACCTCCCGCCCCGATCTGGAACGAGATATCATGGAGCTCATCCTCGCGCAGCTGGTGAAGCTTGATGTGGAGATGACACTCGATCTCGAAaacgatgaagatgataCCACGAGGGCGGTAATGCGATCAATCCAGACTGATGCCAAGGATGACCAAGAGGATGACGAAAGCGACGACGAGTCGGTAATgagcgatgacgatgatCTGCCCGAGGAGACAAAGCGGGTGATAAAAATCAAGAACAAGCTGGAGACACTAGATGCGATCATGGACCTTGTGTTTTCCATCTACGATCCCATCTTTGAGAAACCGGACAGCGACGAGGCTGTGGCGTGTTTCGAGAATCTTTTGAGCGATTTCAAGAATGTCATTCTGCCG CATCTCAAATCCCGCCATACGCAGTACTTGCTGTTCAAGTTTGCCATGAAGTCTGATCAACTCATGGAGATGTTTCTTGGCCTGCTACTCACTGTTGC ATTCTCCTCCACCGAGGCGCCAGTCATCAAACAGGCTGCGGCAGCGTATCTCGCAAGCTTTACTGCTCGTGGTGCCAGAGTTCAGAGCCACACTGTGCAGCTGATTGTGTCTTGTCTTTTGGACTACATTGACTACTATCGGGAGACGCACAGGCACTGTCGTGGTCCGGACGTGCGGCGGTACTCATTATACTA CGCTTCTTTCCAAGGGCTGCTCTACATCTTTTGCTTCCGGTGGAGAGATCTCCTCGACCAGGGTGCACTCCCAGACAACGTTGACTGGGACGATCCGGCGTCGTTCCTCGGACAAGATCTGCCCTGGATGCCAGATCTCAAAAAGAGAATGCACGCCAATATTGCCAGCAAGCTCAAT CCCCTCAAATGCTGCTCCCCCGTCATCGTCGAAGAATTCGCCCAACTTGCTCACCACCTTGGGCTGATGTACATCTACCCCCAAATCGAAAAAAACAAGAGCATCCACCTCTCGCAGTTTTACACTGGGAGTTATGCCCAAGGCGGTGCGCTGAGGGACACGGGGTTTGAGTTTGATAATGAGAAGTGGACGCATTTGGAGGCTTGTTTCCCGTTTGATCCGTTTCAGCTGCCTATCGCGAGAAGGTGGTTAGATCTGGAGAATAACTATGTTACTTGGTCGCCGATTAGTGTGTTGAGGAAGCCAGGGGGGGAGGCTactgatgaggatgaagaggaggaggatagtgatgaggaggggagtgaggaggagagtgagatgggggaggaggagttggaggatagGGAGGAGTTGTTTGAGGAGGATACGGCCACTGATGATGAGAGGGCGGATTAA